DNA from Onthophagus taurus isolate NC chromosome 2, IU_Otau_3.0, whole genome shotgun sequence:
TCCATTTATATTTATCAGGGATTAGTGATAGTTGTCGGAATTTACTGtccgttttatttatttgcgTTGTGCTCTTTTGGAACATTGTTGTTTTCGATCTTTTGTATTCCAGAGACGAGGGGAAAAACGTTGGAGgagattcaaatgattttaaaaggtGTAAAAAATGAACCGTGTCAAAACGGTGAGGTTAAGAAAGAGGTTATTCGAATAAAATCGTTTgagaatttataataaaatctgtattttattttaatttttaatttagtgattttaaaattatttttttactttaaaattcaaaataaaatttcttattataattcttttttgcaacttttttgACACACGTGATTGTTAGGTTGCCtatatttataacttaattaaatttatttttaagattatgaaatcatttctttttagaaCTGAATACGGGTTCTGAACCAGATAGTAACTCGTTTTTGATTAAATGAAAAAGTGTAAGGTGTTTTGGGATACTCAGCTTTACCTGATACGCAATAAACCgctaatattaataaatttatcgaTGCTGTTGCTgtgatatatatcatttaaagATTATCTCAAACCTAATAACAATGTTTTACTTGTATACAACAGTTATGGGTAGAGGAACAATTTACATATGTATGTAGTATAGTTGTGAGTGGTTGTAAGGTAGCTCATGATGGGACTTGTCCTATCGCTACCTCCatgtataaagaaataaaacaactaCATTCCAGAATGTATActttatctcaattattttatacgaCAAACTCGTTAAGAAAGTCTTTTTAAACAGTTTTtcgtttcattatttttttaactagaAGAAACCATTATTTGACGTTTGACAACTGTCAACTTATTCAAGCTAACTTCAcagttattaatataatttttaattttcctccATAGATGCTGTTGCAAATGCAAAAACATCAAACCAGTTATTTTATCTATTTCAACATGTTTTGCATTATATTAATACAATATACATACCACAACCAACACaacaaaaaaagcttttaataaGAAGCTATTGACAATTTGTGTAAACAATACtcaataataaatgttgtaaACATGTTCATCCTTGGttacatcaaattaatttagatttgGATTAAATCTTATCAGCTAATTTAACTTACCCATTGAATTGGACGAAATGAGCAAGCATCCAGAATAAGAATTTGAAATCATCCAAATTAACCACTATCCAAATCTAAAGATATCGAAACCATCCAAACTAAGCAATTTTGCTACTTCATTGTTTTGATTCATTTTCGTTTCAGAATTCTTCATAATAGAccacaaattaattaaaacacttaaaataaaaacgtgtGTTCCtcttaaatttagttttaacaaCAATGTTTTGATTCATTGTCAAAATGCTTctgttgttttaaattttgaacgtCAGCGACATCTAACAAGATTTTCTAGTAGTAACTTGTAGTATTGTGGAAAATGTTTAATCGTTTGATTTGAAATCACTAGATGGCGCGactaatttatataattaatatgaaAGATTTTAGAATTAGTGGCAAAACTAaggaaaatatatatataataatattatgagAATATATAAGAGTTTAATAAGACCAAGACCAGTATGGATGCAAGTTCGAAAGAAGGACATTGAGAAGGTACTTGGTCCAGTAGAAGAATAAGAAGAAGAGTGGAAGACGATAGAAATGCAAAAATCCTTACAGAATGGAAACCACCAGAGAAAAGACCTGAGGAAGACTTCATGTTAgtgcaaaattagaattaacactagacctagaactagaaacattcgagtttagtcgtcttaagagacgtgtggAACGTAAGAGACAAAgagttatttcattttattgaataattatttttatttttacataaaaaacgtaaatacatacaaaaaaattatctaaaacttgtaaaatttGCAGGTacattactaaaaaaaaattcttaaaagtTTATCAGAGattaaatatcattttctACGGTGATTATCTACATACAATATGCtaataagtattaaaaattattaaatatcattaGAATTAGATTTGGagtgtaaatttaataataatactaataaaaaaggaaaaaaattctaacaatATAAATGAGATCACTATTTTTGACTAggaaatgataattttttttatttaatattttataatttttacattctACTCaagaagatttatttttaaaattgtgtatttattattatagtataaaatttgttttaagcTTTATTGGCATTTTCTAAGACCATCGAGCACAATTGCAAACAAAATTTggttgaaaattgttttaaaaatccggccgatttaaatttatccttACATTCTTCCccaagattattattaaaatttttacaaaacaataaaatcgCTAAcggataaaaatatttatcgacgtttttcaataaaacttTCTCCAAAATTGGAACCGGCAAATTCGAAGATAACCAAAATTCAAtacatttcaataaaatgttttgcattaaaatgtGATTCTCAGAAacgtaagtttttttaatgtagaaTTCGATTAACTCGGATGccatcaaaattatatttttagtcGATTTATCTTTAACTTCAAACTCCtccgattttaattttacacttttattaaaatcattccccgaaattaaatttgaaacgcTCGTTATCGGTGGTGATTCATTTTTTAACGATTGAACATATTGCGAAACGGAATTTCGAATTTCAAATTCACCCAAATCACATGGACTTTCACATCCACCTTGATGCTCCAAATCATCCCATTGTCGAATACTATCCAATGATGAACTAGTACTTAACATATTTTGTTGAATATGACCTGGTGAATTCattaaattcaattcaaattttgatttattcgaatctaaatgattaatttttttatcttcattaaactcttcttttttctcaaaattttcttgttccttttttataaTCGTTAAATCTAAAGGATtcttttccataaactttttaaacgcGTTTAATTGGAAACCTAAACTATCACTAAATCTTCCATCTAAAAATGCTATTTTACTCGCAGCTTGATAACTTTCAAACGATAAACATTTTGTTAAAACAGCTTCTGAGTCATAATAACCATAATAATTCTCTAAAATATAATGCAAAGTTTTCGAAcccaacttaaaatttggtgtatattttaaataatcaaaatttaatgaatttctaaacttattttttaaacaaaaatctttttcggggtaaaaatcattattttcaatattaaagatACGATAAAAaggtaatttttgatttaataataaattatgatCCGTTGGATTATAAGTAATCGCCATTGTTGGTAAATTTGGTACTTCTATTGGATATGCTTCCgtattttgttgttgattttGAGGTACTTTAAGTATACGCTTTGTGTTTCGAAGAAGCAACATTTTTCCATCTTGAAAATCTTCGTAAGCTCGACCCAGTAAAGTctaaaaacgaagaaaaagaattatagTATATAGGactactattgaaattgattccataaatttaaataaagtttaaacgtcaatgtgacacaaattcaatgttaccaactgtaaccaacttcacagcaatttgtcaaaattaaatgtcaattttatgaaacgtcataattttttacgaaaattaattaatttatgcttaaatcatacgaaaatagttatttttgatacaatatAGCGACATGACGTCGAAATGCAAAAGAATTTCGCTGTCGTGtatcaaacaaatttttttcgaaaactgcgtgttctaaattttataaattaataaaacgacCAAATTCAATATAATAACATTTCGACTTCATGAAATGTTATGTTAatactgaaataaattaattttacctgAGCCATTGTGTTGTTACCCCACGCTAAAACTTTTCCGTTAGTATCCAACGCCATTACGTAATCTAAACCGCAAGAAACATGCAAAAATCGTTGCCCTAAAGTTGCCGTTAAAGCACTATCTTCATCTCGCAATTTCGGAGAGGACATTTCACCTTCTTTAACTTTATTCCAAACTAATTTTCCATTATGTAAAATAACCGAATGTCGAAATCCTGTTGCAACTTGCTCTATTGGTTTATTAATTGAACTTGTGTAAACGTTGCAACTTCCTCTCCATGGCTCGTAAGGCTTTCCATTTGTACCAAACTTTTTTTGGCTGTATTTGGTCATTGATATTCGCACTTCTTGAGGATTCGCACCCCATGTATAAACAACTTGATTTGAATGTACGCAAAtcttaaataaagaaataaattaataataatattaattgtttaatttaatttaaccactttaaaatttactcACGTTATGAAAATACGATGTAGCTATTCTTTCAACTGGAACATACATATCTGGCATAACAACAATCCAAACAggtttatttgatttattaatagcCCCCTCAACATTATTACATTCCAGTTGGCCAAAAACGTTTGAACCAAACCCAAAAATCTTTCCAGTTTcggttaaaattaaactatGAGCGTGACCACCAGTTATTTGCACCACAATCTCATCAAATTCAAGTAACTTGGGATAATATTCATTATTACAAGACCCATGTCCTAATTGTCCGTGAATACCCCAACCCCAACTGTAAACTTTTCCCGTCGATGTTAACGCTAATGTGTGATATTGTCCCGATGCTATATCAATGATACAAATTCCAGTTAAAGCAGTTATTACTTGAGGATAAGGAGTGTCTCTTACAAAGGGACCTAAACCGAGTTGCCCATGAGAATTAGAACCCCAAGCGTAAatctgaaattaaaaaaatttaatatatgttagcacaaattaaatatgttattatttacCCCAAAATCAGTTAAAGCAACTGTATGTTTTCTTCCACAACTAACACTTAAAACTCTAATTCTCAAGTCGGCTAACATTTGAACTAGCCTAGGTGGGCTACTTTGACTTAAAATTGGTCCTAAACCTAAACATCCAGATGTTGTCACCCCCATTGTGAAAACACAATTATTTCTGACGACAGCAGCGTGTTCATAACCACACGATAACGGTTTAAAATcgggtaattttttaataatactttCCGAATTTTCCCCAATATTCTCTTCATCGATGTTATCTAATAAATCGATGTCGTATTCATTATTATCAGTTTTAGCCACCAACCcgataacaacaaaaataaacgtttCAATGAATTCTCGAACAATAACAGCAGCTTGCGGCGAAGTTTCCAAATCTAACGAATCCACCGTTGATTCTAAACTGGATAAAGTTCTTgaggatttattaaataatttcgagACTAAAGAGAGTGCACCCGGTTGGCTAGGATCCAATTGCATTGAAAAtctttgtaaaatatttataggaaACGTTTGAAGgttggttttaataaatttaaagatcaCGTGACTTCCTGGCCCGTTCGTTAAGAGACTTTGTGTTAAACACGGCTCGGAAAGTGCTAATAAGAATTCATAATCTTCGTTTAATTGGAGTTTTGAAGATTGAATCGTTAGGCTTAGAGCGTCCACTACTTCAGGTTGAAGACCACGGGATTTTGCCAATAATGCTACGATACTCCAATGAGCTGCTCGACAAGCTACATTTACTGCCAAGATTTGATCGTAATATTCTTcgtaatataaaaaattcctaaaaataagttaacaaaggaaattttttgattaaattaattaatattatatacaggGGGTGACTGATACATaaacgtatttattgaaatgcaTTATTATAGAGCTCATTTGTAATTGATTAAGCCAAATATGTCTTATACAAAGtcaattttttggtttttgtaCATTTTCTGTCCTACAAATATTGGAATTTAGAGTTTAATAATAGTTTCTTTGACTTCTCTGCATAGACTACACTTTAATACAcattttaagttgaaaaatatttttgtccaTGACTaccttataaaatatatacctcataaatgagttttctaaaacaaaaggGTAGTCATTTTTGATAGAAGTCAATATGATGTCAAAGCAACCTCTAAATTCCAATgctgaaaaatgtaaaaaccaaaaaaattaattaattcctaAACTATTCAACTATATAAGGCATATTTAGCTctataataatacattttaataaatacgttTATGTGCCAGTCACCCTATATAATACTaacataaattctttattatttgCCACTCTCATATGACCTCCATGTCTTAAAACCAATTCTGTGTAAGCCATAACGGCTAAATTTCCAATATGGATTTTTGTAGCCATCGACATATCAATTTTGCTAGCACTCaaacataaattaacaaaCTTTAATAGAGCTGTACAATCCGAAGTTACAGCAACTTTTAAAACACGCTTCAAAAGATGTACTTTAGCTTGTTTGTAAAGAATTAAACCTTGATGGAAAGCACCATTTGATATAAGAAGATCTCCACAACATTCCAAAAGATGTTGCATATTTAAACTGAAAATAACCGCTAAATATTCGGCTAAATCAACGTTCCATTCTTCgttaattagtttaataaatttatacgAAGGTtgacaactaaaaaaaaaattaatcaacttaataaataaataattaattattacttactttaatattaatttataaacggAATTTGTTGTAACTATAACACAAGtatcaattttagtttttcgTAGATTTAAATCATCCAACGTTTTTGGTAAggaataagttttattatcttttttctCATCTTTTCTGGAACCTTTTATGATTGTTACATCCGTTAACTTGTACATATCGAGGATTTTCTCATCATTTTGTACTTTGAATTGTGCCAATAAAGCATGTTGATTAAAGAgcttaaaaacaatttttaacttaaaaaaaacttaaaacaaaaaccttACCGATTCTCCTTCTAAATTACACTCCGACAATTGAAAACTAACCACAGATATGGTCGTTAAATCATCGTGAACTGTAAAAATTAACCGATCCGTTAAAAGTAATTGTTTAGTTTGCAGAGGTAGACGATGAATATACAAAGGTGCTGATTCTATATCCGAAGCATGTacctaaaattattattaataaatcaaatttattaaaaaattctatacAGGTGTTTAGAAATTGGCGGATAATGTATCTATTAGTGTCAAAATGTTGTTCTACTTGTTGTGTTTTTCATGAAGATATGATAATGAAAAGATGTTAAAAACGAACTTTAAAGCTAAAGTTAAAAAGTGCTATGAAAATATGTTAAGGGAAACTCCtaaaagaatattaattaaaaattcaggGACACAATTAAGCACAACAACTCATTGTAAACCACAAATAAAGGTCTTTACAGTACAGAACGATTCTATTAGCAAAACTGAAGATCAAATAGACTCGCAAACAGTTTCACCGAATCTAAAAGGATGTACCGACTACGAAAAGGCAACCGAAAGTTGGTTAGTTGAACTAGAATCTAACCAAAGCAATGATTTAGAAGCATTACAGCTCAATAAAAAGGTAACATTTAGACGTAATATAAGAAAATGGACAGCTCAACATCGTATACCTCACTCAGCACTAAGACCTCTTTCAAATggtaaatgaaaaatttccaaTTGTACTTCTTCAAGATCCCAGAACTTTGGTAAAAACTGTTACGATGATAAAAGCTgcgaaaaaagttaaaatacaAATGTTTTAGTGTTTCttaaaatctattacaatAAAGACAAATTAAGTATACAGAGTCAGTCAAAAAGTTACGACGAAACAAAATTACGTTTTGTTTaatggaacagcctgtatattacTCCATATTTCAGTTCATctcgaaattttaaacaaaattcatgtaACACATCATAGACCTTAACTTAACCGTTTTCCAAATATCgagcttttaaaaatttacgaatTTATCTAATAAGTAATTTATCTTTGGgcgtaaattatttaaactatttttgtatttttgacatGAGTTATGCCACTACGTTGCTATGGAGATGAGAAGATTGATGAATTATGAACACAACtgacaaatatatttttgtgtaatttataagagtgattttcaaaatgaaaaatctcgaaaacggttaaGTTTACAATTTCTAtatgaattttgtttagaatttggAGATGAACCGATATagaataatatacaggtgttccattaaagaaa
Protein-coding regions in this window:
- the LOC111427131 gene encoding uncharacterized protein, whose amino-acid sequence is MSQLLQDIFDLKAILKDIDIRLNCRIESGIKQLLALITNEGDIIVHYTYGELPAIVKRIPWFSESNKTIQAICFDPSATWLLVTCSDNSLYIIPALSLVDKKQKIDCKWSVTDLTHFPKHPLAPDSKPLCAIWWQTLECNQNALIGYENGSIGLISLTDGRCLGYCTISEPVIQLIICQDNSQDTVALLINANSGQQYRLLLEQPSVGYLWPPEAYNLNEDSTRSRLYNLRQLGVDKFFSFKQRIVDGGRGPRRDSQASDTTSESSHSEHSSTASVPELLPRLCDTYFASQYAKNRYLFSAFYKPTALLTVHASDIESAPLYIHRLPLQTKQLLLTDRLIFTVHDDLTTISVVSFQLSECNLEGESLFNQHALLAQFKVQNDEKILDMYKLTDVTIIKGSRKDEKKDNKTYSLPKTLDDLNLRKTKIDTCVIVTTNSVYKLILNCQPSYKFIKLINEEWNVDLAEYLAVIFSLNMQHLLECCGDLLISNGAFHQGLILYKQAKVHLLKRVLKVAVTSDCTALLKFVNLCLSASKIDMSMATKIHIGNLAVMAYTELVLRHGGHMRVANNKEFMNFLYYEEYYDQILAVNVACRAAHWSIVALLAKSRGLQPEVVDALSLTIQSSKLQLNEDYEFLLALSEPCLTQSLLTNGPGSHVIFKFIKTNLQTFPINILQRFSMQLDPSQPGALSLVSKLFNKSSRTLSSLESTVDSLDLETSPQAAVIVREFIETFIFVVIGLVAKTDNNEYDIDLLDNIDEENIGENSESIIKKLPDFKPLSCGYEHAAVVRNNCVFTMGVTTSGCLGLGPILSQSSPPRLVQMLADLRIRVLSVSCGRKHTVALTDFGIYAWGSNSHGQLGLGPFVRDTPYPQVITALTGICIIDIASGQYHTLALTSTGKVYSWGWGIHGQLGHGSCNNEYYPKLLEFDEIVVQITGGHAHSLILTETGKIFGFGSNVFGQLECNNVEGAINKSNKPVWIVVMPDMYVPVERIATSYFHNICVHSNQVVYTWGANPQEVRISMTKYSQKKFGTNGKPYEPWRGSCNVYTSSINKPIEQVATGFRHSVILHNGKLVWNKVKEGEMSSPKLRDEDSALTATLGQRFLHVSCGLDYVMALDTNGKVLAWGNNTMAQTLLGRAYEDFQDGKMLLLRNTKRILKVPQNQQQNTEAYPIEVPNLPTMAITYNPTDHNLLLNQKLPFYRIFNIENNDFYPEKDFCLKNKFRNSLNFDYLKYTPNFKLGSKTLHYILENYYGYYDSEAVLTKCLSFESYQAASKIAFLDGRFSDSLGFQLNAFKKFMEKNPLDLTIIKKEQENFEKKEEFNEDKKINHLDSNKSKFELNLMNSPGHIQQNMLSTSSSLDSIRQWDDLEHQGGCESPCDLGEFEIRNSVSQYVQSLKNESPPITSVSNLISGNDFNKSVKLKSEEFEVKDKSTKNIILMASELIEFYIKKTYVSENHILMQNILLKCIEFWLSSNLPVPILEKVLLKNVDKYFYPLAILLFCKNFNNNLGEECKDKFKSAGFLKQFSTKFCLQLCSMVLENANKA